Genomic window (uncultured Hyphomonas sp.):
ACGTTCATCAAGTTCGGCTACGTCCACAACGACTTCAACGACTATGACTCACCCTCTGCCCCGGAGTCCGTGTTCGACGCCGACTATTACTACGCTTACCAGGACTCCATTCCGGAAACCGGCTGTATCGAACCGATTTCCAATGTGTATGATTATAATGGCGACAACGTCATCGACGAGAATGACTTCTCGCCGATCTTCACCGGTTCGACCTGCACCAGCTATTATGAGGACCGGATCAACGTCCGCGACGACAGCCTCTACTCGCTGAACTTCCAGACCGACATCACCCCGAACCTGCTGTTCAAGGCGACGGCCTATCAGGAAGACAAGGACGGCTTCGGGGTCTCGCCGGACAGCTACTCCAACTCGCTGGGCATCTATAACCGCCAAGTGCTTGCCGGCCTCGACGTCGTCCACCCGCGCGGCGTGCAATATGGCCTCTCCGGCGTTGGCGGCACGCGCAAGGGCGCCGTCGCCGGTCTCGAATGGGAAGTCGCCAACCACAAGGTTGAGTTCGGCGCCTGGTATGAAGATGAAGACTATAACCGCACCCAGCAGCGTCTCAACAAGACCAACGGCTCGGCAGACGGCGACGTAATCTGGGACGAAGTCGCCTACTATCGCCGCAATTACACCTCGACCCGCAAGACGACCCAGCTCTACCTGAAGGACACGATCAGCCTGATGGAAGACAAGCTGAACCTCGAAGTCGGGGTGAAGAGCCTTAACGTCGATTACCAGCTGAGCGGCTATCGCGACTATAATGATTATGAGTTGTTCGGCCCACAGACGGTTGGCGAGGACTACAGCGACAACTTCCTGCCGATGGTCGGCGCCGTCTACGACATGAACGACAGCGACCAGCTGTTCGCTTCCTACTCGCAGAACTATGCCCTCCCGCGCGGCGCGGACGACATCTTCTCCATCGCGTCCACGGATGCATCGACCGAGCCGCTGCCGGCACCGAAGGGTGAGGAGTCCCAGAACTTTGAAATCGGCTACCGCACCAACCGCGCGCAATTCTATGGGTCGGCCGCGCTGTTCTTCACCAGCTTCGACAACCGTCTTGTGGCAGGTAGTGTCATCAACCCGGCCACACAACAGCCGGAGGCCTTCTACATCAACGCTGGCAAGACCGAAGCTTACGGCTTCGAACTATCGGGCGTCTACCAACCGGCCTTCTTCGACGACAAGGTCTACCTGGACGGCAATCTGACATACAATCACGCCGAAGACGAAGCTGGCTTCATCCTGGCCGATAGCCCGGAATGGCTGTTCACCGGCGGTGTCACTTACGAACCGACCGAATGGATGGTTGCCAACATCTCCGGAAAATACACCGGCAAACGCTACGCCGACTATACTGAGAGCTACGAGATGGACAGCTACGCTGTGCTGAGCGGTTATCTCGACCTCGGCGGCCCGAACGATTTCGGTGTGCCCGAGAATGTCAGCCTGCGGTTCAACATCGACAACCTGCTGGATGAAGAAGTGCCCACGGCCTTTGTCTTCGCCGGTTCCGCCTATTTCCGTCCCCTGAACCCGCGCACTTTCCAGGCAACCCTCACGGTGCGCTTCTGATCGTGCCGGACAGCAAAATGACGTCTCAATCATCACCGAGTAAAACCCATGTTAGCTGATGCACTTCCACTCATTCTGTCCATGCTGGTCGCTGGCGCCTTTGCCGGCCTCCTGGCGGGCCTGTTCGGAATTGGCGGCGGCTTTGTCGTCGTCCCGGCGCTCGCGGCCGTCTTCACACTCCTGTCGACAGCGGATCACCCGATGTCCGACGACAAGATCATGCACGTGGCGATCGGCACGTCGCTTGCCACGATCATCTTCACATCCCTCCGATCTGTGCAGGCGCACGCAAAGCGCGGGGCGGTGGATTTCAATATCCTCAAACAGTGGGCGCCCTGGGTTGTCCTGGGCGTCGTACTCGGCCTCAGCGTGGCCCGGTTCCTTGACGGCAAATCCCTGAAGATCATCTTCGGTGTCGGCGTCTTCATCATGGCCTGGCACTTCCTGTTCCCGATCCTGTCCAAGCGCACCGTTTCGGATGAAATGCCAAAGGGTGTCGCTCGTGGCGGACTTGGCAGCTTCCTCGGCGGCTTCTGCACTCTGCTTGGGATCGGTGGCGGGACGCCGGCCATTCT
Coding sequences:
- a CDS encoding TonB-dependent receptor is translated as MRPLTKRLKFGICLASLIAASMTTVANAQETAETDEQATMKAVVVQGRRVSTADTAIGQGEATNTVAVTRDELLSAPGGISGLKMLESLPGFNVQTDGALGLYEFGNSVTVRAFNLQQIGFVLDGVPMGRSDAFGGSPIFRYVDNENLGSVVASPGAGDVSLPSYASLGPIVSYNTVDTSDTPGGMISYTMGDDNLERSFIKLETGNWNGLSAYVSRSKTDSDLWRGPGTIDREHIEGKIKYEFDEDTFIKFGYVHNDFNDYDSPSAPESVFDADYYYAYQDSIPETGCIEPISNVYDYNGDNVIDENDFSPIFTGSTCTSYYEDRINVRDDSLYSLNFQTDITPNLLFKATAYQEDKDGFGVSPDSYSNSLGIYNRQVLAGLDVVHPRGVQYGLSGVGGTRKGAVAGLEWEVANHKVEFGAWYEDEDYNRTQQRLNKTNGSADGDVIWDEVAYYRRNYTSTRKTTQLYLKDTISLMEDKLNLEVGVKSLNVDYQLSGYRDYNDYELFGPQTVGEDYSDNFLPMVGAVYDMNDSDQLFASYSQNYALPRGADDIFSIASTDASTEPLPAPKGEESQNFEIGYRTNRAQFYGSAALFFTSFDNRLVAGSVINPATQQPEAFYINAGKTEAYGFELSGVYQPAFFDDKVYLDGNLTYNHAEDEAGFILADSPEWLFTGGVTYEPTEWMVANISGKYTGKRYADYTESYEMDSYAVLSGYLDLGGPNDFGVPENVSLRFNIDNLLDEEVPTAFVFAGSAYFRPLNPRTFQATLTVRF
- a CDS encoding sulfite exporter TauE/SafE family protein, producing MLADALPLILSMLVAGAFAGLLAGLFGIGGGFVVVPALAAVFTLLSTADHPMSDDKIMHVAIGTSLATIIFTSLRSVQAHAKRGAVDFNILKQWAPWVVLGVVLGLSVARFLDGKSLKIIFGVGVFIMAWHFLFPILSKRTVSDEMPKGVARGGLGSFLGGFCTLLGIGGGTPAILIMTLSGQPVHRAIATAAGFGTIIAVPGTIGSVISGLGETGLPFGSVGYVNVIAMLAIISMSMITAPIGAALAHSLDSAKLKKALGVYLLCTSSLMLWTAFHKAPAKNPLTTASAVQVTTELPHMGGR